In Trichoderma asperellum chromosome 1, complete sequence, a single window of DNA contains:
- the RAC1C gene encoding Rho- protein rac1C, whose product MAQAGVQSLKCVVTGDGAVGKTCLLISYTTNAFPGEYIPTVFDNYSASVIVDGKPISLGLWDTAGQEDYDRLRPLSYPQTDVFLICFSVVSPPSYDNVAAKWLPEITHHSSGTPIILVGTKIDLRDDPGTRAALTKQHMEPVRYENVLNYVKDVNKTNKIIYKYIECSALTQRNLKSVFDEAIRAVLNPTPQTSKAKKSKCSIL is encoded by the exons ATGGCGCAAGCTGGAGTTCAATCGTTGAAG TGTGTCGTGACTGGTGACGGTGCCGTTGGCAAG ACCTGTCTGCTCATCTCGTACACGACCAATGCGTTCCCCGGAGAGTACATCCCAACAGT GTTTGACAACTACTCTGCCAGCGTCATTGTTGATGGCAAGCCCATCAGTTTGGGACTTTGGGATACCGCAGGCCAGGAGGATTATGATAGACTCCGGCCCTTGTCCTACCCCCAGACTGATGTTTTCCTCATCTGCTTCTCCGTCGTGAGCCCGCCATCGTACGACAACGTTGCCGCAAAG TGGCTTCCCGAGATCACTCACCACTCCTCCGGAACCCCCATCATCCTGGTCGGCACCAAAATTGATCTTCGAGACGACCCTGGCACCCGCGCTGCCCTTACCAAGCAGCACATGGAGCCTGTCCGATACGAGAACGTGCTGAACTACGTCAAGGATGTCAACAAGACGAACAAGATTATCTACAAGTACATTGAGTGCTCTGCTCTGACGCAGCGGAATCTCAAGAGCGTCTTTGACGAGGCTATTCG TGCGGTCCTCAACCCCACCCCTCAAacctccaaggccaagaagtccAAGTGCTCCATCCTTTGA